Part of the Impatiens glandulifera chromosome 8, dImpGla2.1, whole genome shotgun sequence genome is shown below.
aatatatatatatatatattatatattattatgtgaTCAGAAAGGATGGGCTCGAACTGATGGATATCCAGAATTTTATGTATAGTCAAAATAGTTCGtggacaattatttttttttttagtctCAGATTAGTGTGAACTATTTGGAAttgatcaaaaataattattgtctAAAGCTAGGAGCAATTGATAGTTTTAGATGTGAtattcaaattttcattttattatttaaaatgataaaatgatataattgaGTCAAGATGACCTGTTGATTTGATGAGGAGGTTCATTTTAGACAAGCCGAATTTGTTGCCATCCATGGACcaaccttttttttatataaatattgtaaggTACATATTCTTCTCTTCtctcaatatatttatatatacaattagtCTTCGTTTGCTTACACATATGATGCTTCACGTaacaataaaatcaattatatatttaataatatatttaggtAAATTTTGATTTGGGTCTGCCCTCGCTCTTAGGCTTGTTGCGCTTACCATGTATCAGCCTTGACGGCATGTATATGTACTTCTCGAATCCTCTAAgataatttaatgtttaaaatttaattttaaaatcctTAAACTATTGAAAACACTTGAAGCTTCGAGTTTTagtaaaattgaatttaacaaatattattaaatttgttaatatatacacaattaaaatatatttaaaacataattttatctaaataacacccaagtaaaatatttttaaaaaaatagtttttaagtcaattataaaaaagaattttcaaaattcaactACATGTCTGCAGCTgtggattttatatttatatctataacaAATGTTAATAGTTAAGAcataataacaaattattttaatttaatctaaataacttattatccaattattaatatgattaaaatataaaattaaattttttaatatttaaaattaaattataattaatgaattaatcttgtttaatttgtttttaaattaattttaacttacTTGTATATGTTAGCTAGATTAATGtaatattagatattatattataatattaaaataatataatattatattataaatgaaaatagtaTTTTGTAGAAATATTAGATATTGATAAAGATTATATAACGCGTTAATGGGTCTATATATGTTTATAGtatatctgattttttttattctcaaaaacttttttcttcattttcttttacatatttattaactaattaaaataattaactccacACTTCATTGAACTCataatacaataaattatacattttcatACATTTAATTGTTGTCTTGGTGCAATTAAAAAACGTTTATTgcacatatataataatgcaattgaaaataaataacgTATATATTTCCTAATCAAGAATTGTTTCTCTAGCCTAGAACTAGAGTTAGTATTACCACCATGAAAACAACAACCAAATTGTCGGAAATAGAGGAACACCCACCGGTGGAGCTTTTCCCTAGCGGTTCCTCGTCATTAACAATGACGTCGACGTTGATAACGAGCTTCTGATTGAAGAAACTGCAATGGTCCGCGACACCACATATATACCATTTCTTACCTGGGGTATCAAGGGTTATAACGTCGCTCCCCGAGTTCATGGCTTGGTCTAGTGGCGGCTTGGTGCAGTTGTCGAAGGCGGTTTCATTTACCTTGAAAACATTGTGGAGGAAATTCGGATAGTTGAAGACTGAAAATTAGTTAGTTAGGCTTAAAGCCAAGTTAATTTTGGTAATTACATTAtagttgttttaaattttgatcacaaattcaatAGTAAGGTTCACAAATAGCTAAGATACACTTGATAATTAGAGTTATAATgcattcttttttttcttaagtCATGAAAATTCATGTAATGACTAATTTGTAAGTAATCTGATTTTCTCAATGTTTTTTTCTCATTGAAAAGTATTTcctttaaaaaaacataaaaaaattattgatctaTAATTACCTAGCTTGTCTCCAACATGGAACACTTTATCTTGGGTCCAAGTTGTATAGTTGTAGAGAATAGTCCAACCAAACTTATCTCCCACTATGAACTCAGTCCCGGTGGTGGTGGTCATCGGAAAAAGAGCACCGACGACAATCACCACATTAACCGCGAATAATATGACGTTAAAGAAAGATcccataaaatatttaattcttgCAAATTATATGATTGTGACTATGGTAAGTATAGTGGTATATAAATTGTACTCTACTTATAGAATAATGAGAGGAGATATTGTAAAGATGTAGGTTTTAGCTTTGTGGAGcatttttattgtatttgtcGAGCCTCAATGTAGAGTTGGTCTAAGGTCGGCAACAATTATTGGAGCTTTGGGTTTTTCGTCCTACTGCCAACAATAATTCTTACTATATTTAGTATGTGTGTGAGATCATGTCATGCACAAATAATTCTAccataaagaataatttttaattatttttttaacaaatttaatgaCAAAAACCCGTAGGGTAGGGtgagattatttttagaattgtaatattgtaaattcATTTTCTCAATTATGGAGGATTAAAGGaaacaataaaatgaaaatgacatcgaaataaaagttcaaaatggatttacaatattacaaatatgaTATATTCGTAATACACTATCTTgatgaaagaaaataatatattcaacccaaaaaaaataagattaacataaaagaaaattaaatatttttgttatgaaaatacaaataaatgataaaaatatattttggagGCTCCTTAAGTGTTTTTGACAAGAAATTAATATGGATCTAACTGAGGCTTATTTAAATGTGCAGTCGAGTactttagaaaattaattatttgtcttGACAGTTTCGCTTCATTGTGAGTTGGGTGTGATTTGTAACTGTGAGAGAATTATTGTAATACTTATGTAACATTCTTGATAATAATTTTCTACTGTTTTGGCCaaaccactataaatattgtGTTTGTGTTCTTTAGTtgctttatttcatttttgcatTATTCGGTGTTGTTGTTCTTCCATTAA
Proteins encoded:
- the LOC124913003 gene encoding blue copper protein 1b-like: MGSFFNVILFAVNVVIVVGALFPMTTTTGTEFIVGDKFGWTILYNYTTWTQDKVFHVGDKLVFNYPNFLHNVFKVNETAFDNCTKPPLDQAMNSGSDVITLDTPGKKWYICGVADHCSFFNQKLVINVDVIVNDEEPLGKSSTGGCSSISDNLVVVFMVVILTLVLG